In the Flavobacterium lindanitolerans genome, one interval contains:
- the yidD gene encoding membrane protein insertion efficiency factor YidD produces MKLLSFIIFFNSTIVSLKKLLTAPFILLIRFYQGGISPFLPSSCRYQPTCSQYTIEALQKHGLFKGGYLGIRRILSCNPWGGKGYDPVPEKVCKHKH; encoded by the coding sequence ATGAAGCTATTAAGCTTCATCATTTTTTTTAACAGCACTATTGTGAGCCTGAAAAAACTACTTACCGCTCCTTTTATTCTGCTGATCCGGTTTTATCAGGGCGGTATCTCCCCTTTTCTGCCTTCTTCCTGCCGTTATCAGCCAACATGTTCTCAATACACGATAGAGGCACTGCAAAAGCATGGCCTGTTTAAAGGTGGTTATTTGGGAATCCGCAGAATCCTAAGCTGTAATCCTTGGGGCGGAAAAGGCTACGACCCTGTTCCTGAAAAAGTCTGCAAGCATAAACATTAA
- the lgt gene encoding prolipoprotein diacylglyceryl transferase — translation MTTALNIVWNPSEGIDLGFFVIRYYSLMFVIAFVLGWYLMKKIYLREGESIEKLDTLFIYTFFATLIGARLGHVIFYQSELFREDFWSVFLPFKTKPHFEFTGFSGLASHGAAIAIIITMYFYSKNVIKRPLLWILDRIVIPVASGAIFVRLGNFFNSEIVGHKTTSPLGIKFLRDSIKPDVAMIETKTNNVNDAYHQIATNPEYAAILQQVAPKHPAQLYEAVGYVIVFFILFFSYWKTQAREKSGYLFGLFLVLLWTVRFLVEFVKESQGGIEESLGLFSTGQWLSIPFILAGLYFIFTAEKKINSL, via the coding sequence ATGACTACAGCTCTAAACATTGTTTGGAATCCATCAGAAGGCATTGACTTAGGTTTTTTCGTAATACGTTATTACAGCCTGATGTTTGTAATTGCCTTTGTATTAGGATGGTATTTAATGAAAAAGATATATTTGCGAGAAGGCGAATCGATTGAAAAATTAGACACGCTTTTCATCTATACTTTTTTCGCCACATTAATAGGAGCCCGCTTAGGCCATGTCATTTTTTACCAGTCAGAGTTGTTCCGCGAAGATTTCTGGAGTGTCTTTCTTCCATTCAAAACGAAACCACATTTTGAATTTACCGGTTTTTCCGGATTGGCCAGCCACGGAGCCGCGATAGCAATAATCATTACAATGTATTTTTACAGCAAGAATGTTATCAAGCGGCCTCTTTTATGGATTTTGGACCGTATTGTAATTCCTGTGGCCTCTGGCGCCATTTTTGTCAGACTTGGAAACTTTTTCAATTCTGAAATCGTAGGACACAAAACGACTTCTCCCCTTGGAATTAAATTTTTAAGGGACAGTATCAAACCTGACGTGGCAATGATTGAAACCAAAACCAACAATGTCAATGATGCATATCACCAAATCGCAACGAATCCAGAATATGCAGCAATATTGCAGCAGGTTGCTCCAAAACATCCGGCACAGCTATATGAAGCGGTTGGCTATGTGATTGTTTTCTTCATCTTATTTTTCTCTTACTGGAAAACACAGGCGAGAGAAAAATCCGGATATCTTTTCGGGCTATTTTTAGTCTTGTTATGGACTGTACGCTTCCTTGTTGAATTCGTAAAAGAAAGCCAGGGTGGAATCGAGGAATCTCTGGGTCTTTTCTCAACAGGACAATGGCTAAGCATTCCTTTTATACTTGCTGGTCTGTATTTTATCTTTACTGCAGAGAAAAAGATAAATTCTTTATAG